Proteins from one Hemibagrus wyckioides isolate EC202008001 linkage group LG16, SWU_Hwy_1.0, whole genome shotgun sequence genomic window:
- the LOC131367060 gene encoding unconventional myosin-XVIIIb-like isoform X1, which translates to MMALSSRLKLWEQKIKDEKKLPASTQPPPPLSAVPGGFLKQLVRETEKETKLKEPELKEEKAPSKLSENLVQQFLLPDQTPPILEAEMALKAEQMVNAPLKERQTSFPIQNLSPVSINQQDNFKVSKPDVNDHKQENDSNLLKFPKVLAEKENLKDQTKAQLDVKDIKEDKIREVRQEPEGQLAESTLREEPKKFVRDVWYEAGTVWYTHKNGFTLATQLKPDEGTPELPNGKVRVRLQTDGSVHDVTQYEIEKLNPPELDLCEDLSELVSVNESSILHTLTSRARAHMALTHAGPNLLALWPPIAPTGKGLRTRHWDTWEATATLQALVQNVYMSMVSQRRDQSVVALGRSGTGKTTLCQSFARELLKHSGTIGENLTLGRLQAMFTVLRSFGCVISHHSEASSRFAMVLSLDFNHKGIAAAGHLQTMMLERWRVCHRPEGESNFLIFSQMLAGLSPEMRTELQLHQIPENNIFGISCPTKVDEKQRAMVEFGKLLEAMKTLQFSPDEQRAIWHVLAGIYHLGMAGTCKVGRKQFMSFESAQVASAVLGCEGEDLHTAVFKHHLRQLLQRATGATRERYIAVEQEEGPKLSAAQCVEGMAAGLYEELFTVIVSLINRALCSQQLTLGSVIVVDAPGLRNPRHSGKDRAAGFSEFCHNYLQERLLEHHFIHTFSNCLDRYTQEKVTVDFETPEDSPQKVVCAIDQPGLQVRGPEGDSRGLLWVLDEELVTPNSTENTVLERICHYFSDTVRQCEQPLQCEIAHLLGSDPIRYDLSGWFGLVQNNPSALNASSILQNSSVHVVKALFAPRASVPPLCRGLGGVEGSSQRFLERSGSVRKIFTGGMAAIRRYSHCISIKLQVDALINLIRRAQPVFLQCLRAKVDGGGFDVPALRTQLHSTHLLPALQLYRIGYPNHMSLSDFRRRFQALSPSVMKSYGSVFITPNERKAVEELLVELDLDKKSIVLGSSKVFLKRGVLRSLDVQRDGLVKNWLVQMQAACVGHLARHRYRRLKVQQMAVKCIQRNIRVLNRVATWSWWKLLCRVRPLLDVNIDEHKVRGKEDEIRILRERLEKSEKERNELRQTSDNLETKIMAAVSELSDERFRGEAVSQALDTERAERLRLTKENKELQDRLDQSKVTVEALEKQLAEEKQKAKSKETLSGMATEGELQLQLDCAQTEVEFLRRRLRQTEERFEAEKEARELLDTKVLELQAQLEQSKRTVTELKRHCRHVTSDLQDARVLIDSLQARTHDLDRKQRRFDSELTRALGEADNEREQKDKAIQESIALRSEIFSLHQTLKESRLEIDHLQHQKQELCAQIQDLTTPLNLGSDSVPELKKQLRELDSRDKEHAQELTNMTAKIQQQEQMHLRFEMEMERMKQIHQKELEDKDEELEDVQKSSQRRLRQLEMQLEQEYEEKQMVVHEKHDLEGLIATLCEQVGHRDFDVEKRLRRDLKRTHALLSDAQLLLSTMEQTGQCQAPGTKEQLERLHYQLEESEARRLEAENVQKTLAIELENAQLELESICKQKSLVDEQLTQLQHEKTDFLKRLEEDQEDLNELMKKHKALIAQSSSDIAQIRELQAELEEVKKEKQSLQEQLQTSAAHLQFLESSTVARSIVSKQEARVCDLENKLEFQRGQVKRFEVLVLRLRDSVLRMGEELEQSAQAEARERENSHYYQQRLADMRLEMEDLSLREQESSRRRMELEMQVEELSAVRQTLQADLETSIRRIADLQAALEEVESSDESDTESVQTAVESVSRKKEISGDRENASSVGSSIGTEESGMGIRHWLGVPRGGHKSCGSRASSYAGSTTGSQSVTDAMSTISFRSCSQELEDDVAESSRILPRATSSTALSELLEGLRKKRAGWDKSSEVDEGSTISLPIYQPTAASSLRRRALTLSPDTNEGLEEVVRPGILKVPSPMLLHASSLHSLSESTPPAPSATFTMSKVNRIGSCDSLTSVLSSRQISNLSVLEERKEDPGTKTLPAPSTYQPIRHQLFKGLTAEGDGEALLGSEPLVFQNRHLLGNPKTDKERVGSNLGDTNSDIVPAIRRSQSISSLASSSSRGGQRRALSVHFEELPPSRALCKDSDSDSSDSEGSQHRIGPQEKRLEAEGSEGDVNSVMKKYLRKAEVD; encoded by the exons ATGATGGCACTGTCCTCACGCTTAAAACTTTGGGAGCAAAAG ATCAAGGATGAGAAGAAATTGCCAGCATCTACTCAACCTCCCCCACCTCTTTCTGCCGTACCCGGAGGATTCCTTAAGCAGcttgtgagagagacagagaaggagacaAAGCTGAAAGAACCAGAGCTCAAAGAAGAGAAGGCG CCAAGCAAACTAAGCGAGAACTTAGTCCAGCAGTTCCTCCTTCCAGACCAAACTCCACCCATCTTGGAGGCAGAGATGGCCCTCAAGGCAGAACAAATGGTCAATGCTCCCCTAAAAGAGAGACAAACATCCTTCCCAATACAAAACCTGAGTCCAGTCTCCATTAACCAGCAAGACAACTTCAAAGTCAGTAAACCAGATGTCAATGACCACAAACAGGAGAATGATTCCAACCTATTAAAGTTTCCTAAGGTGTTGGCAGAGAAAGAGAATCTGAAAGACCAAACAAAGGCACAGCTGGATGTGAAAGACATTAAGGAAGACAAGATAAGAGAAGTGAGGCAAGAGCCAGAGGGGCAGCTTGCTGAAAGCACCCTAAGAGAGGAACCCAAAAAATTTGTG AGAGATGTCTGGTATGAGGCTGGTACCGTgtggtacacacacaaaaacggCTTCACGCTTG CCACTCAGCTGAAACCAGATGAGGGCACACCTGAGCTCCCTAATGGGAAAGTGAGGGTTCGACTCCAAACAGATGGCTCTGTACATGATGTCACGCAATACGAGATTGAAAAG CTGAACCCACCTGAGCTGGACCTGTGTGAGGACTTGAGCGAAttagtgagtgtgaatgagtcaAGCATCCTGCACACTCTGACCAGCCGAGCCAGAGCCCACATGGCTCTAACACATGCTGGACCAAACTTGCTGGCCCTTTGGCCTCCTATAGCACCAACTGGAAAG GGTCTGCGAACCCGCCACTGGGACACATGGGAAGCTACTGCTACTCTGCAAGCATTGGTCCAGAATGTTTATATGTCTATGGTCAGCCAAAGGAGGGATCAGAGTGTGGTGGCTTTGGGTCGCAGTGGCACAGGAAAAACTACCTTGTGCCAGTCATTTGCCAGGGAACTTCTCAAACATTCTGGTACAATAGGAGAAAACTTAACCT TGGGGCGTCTCCAGGCCATGTTCACTGTGCTGCGCTCTTTTGGCTGTGTAATCTCTCATCACAGCGAAGCCTCCAGCCGATTTGCCATGGTGCTTTCTCTGGACTTCAACCATAAAGGCATTGCAGCAGCAGGACACCTTCAG ACTATGATGTTGGAAAGGTGGAGGGTTTGCCATAGGCCTGAGGGAGAGAGCAACTTCTTAATCTTCTCCCAGATGCTGGCAGGACTCAGTCCTGAAATGAG GACAGAGCTACAGCTTCACCAGATACCAGAGAACAACATATTTGGCATCAGTTGTCCCACCAAG GTGGATGAGAAGCAGAGGGCTATGGTGGAGTTTGGAAAACTCTTAGAAGCCATGAAGACTCTTCAGTTCTCCCCTGATGAACAGCGGGCCATTTGGCATGTTCTGGCAGGAATATATCACCTGGGCATGGCTGGCACATGCAAAG TTGGACGAAAGCAGTTTATGAGTTTTGAGAGTGCTCAGGTGGCCAGTGCTGTACTTGGCTGTGAAGGAGAAGACCTTCACACTGCAGTGTTCAAACATCACCTAAGGCAGCTACTGCAGAGGGCCACTGGAGCCACCAGAGAGCGCTACATCGCAGTGGAACAAGAGGAAG GACCTAAATTGAGTGCTGCTCAGTGTGTGGAGGGCATGGCAGCTGGTCTCTACGAGGAGCTGTTTACTGTCATTGTATCTCTGATTAacag AGCTCTGTGCTCCCAGCAACTAACACTGGGCTCTGTGATTGTGGTAGACGCACCAGGTCTACGCAACCCCAGACACAGCGGGAAAGACAGGGCTGCTGGCTTTTCTGAGTTCTGTCATAACTACCTACAGGAAAGGCTTCTGGAGCATCATTTCATACATACCTTCTCTAACTGTCTTGACAgatacacacag GAGAAAGTGACTGTAGATTTTGAGACCCCTGAGGACAGTCCACAAAAAGTGGTATGTGCTATAGACCAACCAGGACTGCAG GTTCGAGGGCCAGAGGGTGACTCTCGTGGCCTTCTTTGGGTTCTAGATGAAGAGCTAGTCACTCCTAATTCTACTGAGAACACAGTTTTGGAAAGGATATGTCATTACTTTAGTGATACAG TGCGGCAGTGTGAACAGCCTCTACAATGCGAGATTGCTCATCTATTGGGCTCTGACCCAATCCGCTATGACCTATCTGGATGGTTTGGTCTGGTCCAAAATAACCCCTCTGCCCTCAATGCCAGCTCCATTCTGCAGAACTCCTCTGT TCATGTAGTAAAGGCTCTGTTTGCTCCACGGGCCTCGGTTCCTCCTCTGTGTCGGGGTTTGGGTGGTGTTGAAGGAAGCTCACAGCGCTTTCTGGAAAGAAGTGGGAGTGTGCGCAAGATATTCACTGGAGGAATGGCTGCTATCAGGAGATACTCACACTGCATCTCTATTAAACTACAAGTG gATGCTCTAATAAACCTGATTCGTCGTGCACAGCCAGTTTTCCTACAGTGTCTCAGAGCGAAGGTTGATGGTGGTGGCTTTGATGTTCCAGCATTACGCACCCAGCTGCACTCAACCCACTTACTACCTGCTTTGCAACTCTATCGTATAG GCTACCCCAATCATATGTCTCTGAGTGATTTTCGTCGGCGCTTCCAGGCTTTGTCTCCTTCTGTAATGAAAAGCTATGGCTCTGTTTTTATCACACCAAATGAAAGAAAG GCAGTGGAGGAATTATTGGTTGAACTGGATCTGGATAAAAAGAGTATTGTTTTAGGCTCAAGCAAG gtATTCTTAAAACGTGGCGTGTTGAGATCACTGGATGTGCAAAGGGATGGCTTGGTCAAAAACTGGCTGGTACAGATGCAGGCTGCTTGTGTGGGGCATTTGGCACGGCACAGATACCGTCGCTTGAAG GTGCAACAGATGGCTGTGAAATGTATCCAGCGAAATATTCGTGTTCTAAACAGAGTGGCCACCTGGAGCTGGTGGAAATTGTTGTGTAGAGTCCGCCCCCTGCTGGACGTCAATATAGACGAACACAAGGTCCGGGGCAAAGAG GATGAAATCAGAATACTGAGAGAGCGACTAGAGAAATCTGAGAAGGAACGGAATGAACTTAGACAGACTTCGGACAACCTGGAgaccaag ATAATGGCTGCTGTATCTGAGCTGAGTGATGAGAGGTTTCGTGGTGAGGCTGTAAGTCAGGCCTTAGACACAGAGAGGGCAGAGAGACTTCGTCTCACCAAGGAAAACAAGGAGTTGCAG GATCGTTTGGATCAGAGTAAAGTTACTGTGGAGGCACTAGAAAAGCAGCTGGCTGAGGAGAAGCAGAAAGCCAAAAGCAAAGAGACCTTAAGTGGCATGGCTACAG AGGGTGAACTACAGCTGCAGTTGGATTGTGCACAGACAGAGGTGGAGTTTCTACGCAGACGTTTGCGTCAGACAGAGGAGCGGTTTGAGGCTGAGAAAGAGGCACGAGAACTTTTAGACACCAAG GTTTTGGAGCTGCAAGCCCAACTGGAACAGTCAAAGCGCACAGTCACCGAGCTGAAGCGGCACTGCCGGCATGTGACTTCTGACCTGCAAGATGCCCGTGTACTTATTGACAGCTTGCAGGCGCGTACTCATGACCTGGATAGGAAGCAGAGGAG GTTTGACAGTGAGCTTACCAGGGCTCTTGGGGAAGCAGATAATGAAAGAGAGCAAAAGGACAAGGCCATCCAGGAGAGTATAGCTTTGCGGTCAGAGATCTTTTCTCTGCACCAGACACTGAAG gagaGTCGGTTAGAGATAGATCACTTGCAGCATCAAAAGCAAGAGCTGTGTGCTCAGATCCAAGACCTGACTACGCCCCTGAACCTTGGCTCTGACTCGGTGCCTGAGCTAAAGAAGCAACTGCGTGAACTTGACAGCAGAGATAAGGAGCATGCTCAGGAGCTTACCAATATGACAGCCAAAATTCAGCAACAGGAACAG ATGCATTTGCGCTttgagatggagatggagagaatgaAACAAATCCATCAGAAGGAGCTGGAGGACAAGGATGAGGAATTGGAGGATGTGCAGAAATCTTCACAGAGACGG CTCAGGCAGTTAGAGATGCAGCTGGAACAAGAGTATGAGGAAAAGCAGATGGTGGTGCATGAGAAACATGACTTGGAAGGACTGATCGCAACTTTATGTGAACAG GTGGGCCACAGAGATTTTGATGTGGAAAAGCGACTCAGACGGGATTTAAAGCGTACCCACGCTCTGCTCAGTGATGCCCAGCTGCTTTTGTCCACCATGGAACAAACTGGCCAGTGCCAGGCCCCGGGAACCAAGGAGCAGTTGGAAAGACTGCACTATCAG TTGGAGGAGAGTGAAGCACGCCGTTTAGAGGCTGAGAATGTGCAGAAAACTCTTGCCATAGAGCTAGAGAATGCTCAGCTGGAGCTGGAGAGCATCTGCAAACAAAAGAGCCTG GTGGATGAACAGTTGACTCAGCTGCAGCACGAGAAGACCGACTTCCTGAAGAGGCTGGAGGAAGACCAAGAGGACCTCAATGAGCTCATGAAGAAACACAAAGCCCTTattgctcag TCTTCTAGTGACATTGCGCAGATACGGGAGCTGCAGGCTGAGCTGGAAGAAGTGaagaaggagaaacagagtCTACAGGAGCAG CTGCAGACAAGTGCAGCTCACTTGCAGTTCCTGGAGTCTTCTACAGTTGCCAGGAGTATCGTGAGCAAGCAAGAGGCACGTGTGTGTGACCTGGAGAACAAGCTGGAGTTCCAAAGAGGCCAGGTCAAAAGATTTGAG GTTCTAGTTCTACGTCTGAGGGACAGTGTACTGAGGATGGGTGAGGAGCTGGAGCAGTCTGCTCAGGCtgaggcaagagagagagagaactcgcATTACTACCAGCAGAGGCTGGCAGACATGAGGCTAGAGATGGAGGATCTAAGCctcagagagcaggagagtAGCCGTCGGCGCATGGAGctg GAAATGCAAGTGGAAGAGCTTAGTGCAGTGCGTCAGACTCTACAAGCTGATCTGGAGACATCTATCCGACGTATTGCTGATCTACAGGCTGCCCTGGAGGAGGTGGAGTCAAGTGATGAAAGTGACACAGAAAG TGTACAGACTGCTGTGGAGTCCGtttctagaaagaaagaaat TTCTGGTGACAGGGAGAATGCATCCAGTGTGGGCTCCAGCATCGGCACAGAGGAAAGTGGCATGGGCATTCGGCATTGGCTAGGAGTGCCACGTGGTGGTCACAAGAGCTGTGGAAGTAGAGCATCTTCATATGCTGGAAGCACCACTGGTTCCCAATCAGTCACAGATGCAATGAGTACCATCAGTTTCAG ATCATGTTCTCAGGAACTGGAGGATGATGTTGCTGAAAGCTCTAGAATTCTGCCTAGGGCAACATCCTCAACTGCATTATCGGAGCTTCTGGAGGGCTTACGGAAAAAGCGAGCTGGGTGGGACAAAAGTTCAGAGGTGGATGAGGGCAGTACAATATCACTACCCATTTACCAGCCCACTGCAGCCTCCAGCCTGCGTCGTCGAGCCCTCACGCTTTCCCCAGACACAAATGAGGGCCTGGAGGAGGTAGTGCGTCCAGGCATTCTGAAAGTGCCCAGCCCTATGCTGCTCCATGCTTCTAGCCTGCACTCCCTGTCTGAATCCACGCCACCTGCCCCTTCAGCCACATTCACTATGAGCAAGGTAAACCGCATTGGCTCCTGTGACTCACTTACATCAGTGCTGTCCTCCAGGCAAATCTCCAACCTCTCTGTCCTGGAGGAACGGAAGGAGGACCCTGGTACCAAAACTCTGCCTGCCCCAAGCACCTATCAACCAATCCGCCACCAGTTGTTTAAGGGCCTGACTGctgaaggtgatggtgaggCTCTACTTGGATCAGAGCCACTGGTCTTTCAGAATCGGCATCTTCTAGGAAATCCCAAAACTGACAAAGAGAGGGTTGGAAGCAATTTAGGGGACACCAACTCAGACATTGTTCCAGCCATTCGTAGATCACAGTCTATAAGCAGCTTAGCAAGCAGCAGTTCCAGAGGGGGTCAACGCCGTGCCCTAAGTGTGCACTTTGAAGAGCTGCCACCCTCCAGGGCATTGTGCAAGGACTCTGATTCGGACTCCTCTGATTCTGAAGGATCTCAGCACCGGATTGGACCACAAGAAAAGAGGCTGGAGGCTGAAGGAAGTGAGGGAGATGTCAATTCAGTGATGAAAAAGTATTTGCGAAAAGCTGAAGTTGACTGA